The Mycobacterium riyadhense sequence TCACAACAGTCACATGTGTCGCTGCGCCCGGTGGACCACCCGATGCGCCCGGCTGTCAGCGACAACCGCCTGAGCTGCGGTGTTGTTTCCAAGTTGGTAGTGGCCGTGCGGGTCTCGAGGTGGCGTTGACCTGCAGAAACCGAGTTGTCGCGCTTAGGCGGGCAGTGAGACCATAGCCTCCGACACAGACCAGAGTTGCGGATGTGACTAGTAGCCGCGATTCGGTATCTTCGCGTCCAGGTGCTCCTGAATGACCAACCCGCCAGGAAGACTCCGGCGGCGCTGCAGGTCTGGGTTTATCGACGACGGCAAGTGTCTCTACAACCCGAGGCTGCGCCGCGCCTATCGCATTGACGACGGCATCCCAGTGCTGCTGATCGACGAGGCCCGTGACGTCGACGACGAGGAGCACGCCCGGCTCATGGCGTCAGGCCCGGCAGATCCCCAGTGAGGTAACGCTGCAGGTTGGGGGCGATGGTTTGCGCGATCTGTTCGGAGGGCAGCGATGCGAACGGCTCGATCTTGACGATGTAGCGCGCCATCACCACGCCCATCAACTGAGACGCCACGAACTGCGTGCGGATTCTGCCCGATCCTGGGGGGTTGTCGACCCGCGAACCCACTTCCACACTGATGACCTCCTGCAGGAATGAGCGCGCCAAACTCACCTCGGAGCCCGCGATCAGCGACCGTAACGTGGCGATCAGCCCGGTGCCCAATTCGGAATCCCATAACGGCAGCAATAACGACGGCAGCTTGTATCCGAGTTCCTCGACTGGCGTTTCCCGCATGGGCACGATCACTTCCATCGGATCAATCGGAAGGTGAATCGCGGCCGCGAAAAGCTGTTGCTTGGTGCCGAAGTAGTGGTGCACTAATGCGGCGTCCACTCCGGCCTTTGCCGCCACAGCCCGTATTGAGGTGCGATCAATGCCGTTGTGCGCAAACAGTTCTCGGGCACTAGCCAGGATGCGCTCCCGACTGTCGGAGTTTCCGACGGGTCGTCCGGGCCGCCTGCGTTCGCCGGTTACGCTCGCCACTGGACCCTCCGTGGCGACTCGCTGCGCCCGGCTGCGCCACGCTTGCGATCGCCACTGGACCCTCCGTCGCGACTCGCTGCGCCCGGCTGCGCCACGCTTGCGATCGCCACTAGGACCCCTCCGTGGCGACCCGCTGCGCCCGGCTGCGCCGCGCTTACGATCGCCACTAGGGCGTCCGTCGCCGTAGCGTCGCCGCGGCCAGGCAAAGCGCGGCGATCGCGAACGCCAGGACGACGACGATGTCACGCAGAGCGACGTAGGTCAGCTCCGGGTGCGTACCTACTTGCTGTAAGGCCTCCAGCGCGTAACTGGCCGGCATCGCGTTGCTGATCCATTCCAGCCAGTCCGGCATCAATGACCGCGGGACGATGATGCCGGCGAGCAGCAGCTGCGGCACCATCACCAACGGAATGAACTGCACGGCCTGAAACTCCGTGCGGGCGAAGGCACTACAGAGCAGGCCCAGGCCAACGCCCAACACTGCGTTGACGATCGCTATCACGAACACCCATGCCGGGCTGCCCGCGGTATTGAAGTCGAGGAGCCAAAACGAGACCGTACAGGCCAGGATGGCTTGCGTCGCCGCGGCGATAGAAAATGCGGTCCCGTATGCGACCAGCAGGTCGAGCCTACGCAACGGCGTGGTCAGGATGCGCTCCAATGTTCCCGAGGCCCGTTCGCGCTGCATCGTTATCGACGTGATGATGAACATCAAGAATAGCGGGAACAGGCCCAGCAAGATCAGGCAGGCGTTGTTGAACGGTGACGGCGTGCCCGGGCGGTGCGGCGCATCTTGGAACATGAAGTACATCAACGTGATAACGAGGATCGGCACCACCAGGATCATGGCGACGCTGCGGTGATCGGCCGCCAATTGGCGCAGGATTCGTGCAGTGGTCGCGGTGTATCCCTTGAGCCCTCTCCGGCTTTGGGTCAGGCGGGTTGCGCGGTGCTGCGTTTGATGACGGACAGAAACGCTTCCTCGAGTGACGTGCATGACGTGTCCTCTCTTAGTTGTGCCGGGGTGGTGTGTGCGACGAGGTGGCCTTCGCGCATCAGCAACAGGTCGCCGCAGTGGTCGGCTTCGTCCATCACATGACTAGAAACCAGCAGCGTGGTCCCGGTGCGGGCCAGTTCGGCGAACTGGTCCCAAAGGTCCACGCGCAGCACCGGATCCAGGCCTACGGTGGGTTCGTCGAGCACGAGCAGATCGGGTTGGCAGACCAGCGCGCAGGCCAGCGAAACCCTGGTGCGTTGACCACCGGAAAGATTGCCGCAGTAAGCGGTTCGGTGATCCGCCAGGCCCACCCGGTCGATGGCTTCGTCGGCGGCGTGGCCGTCGAAGCCGTACAGGGACGCGATGTAGCGGACGTTGTCGATGATCCGCAGGTCGTTGTAGATGGTCGGATCCTGTGGCAGGTATCCGACTCGACGCCGCAATGCCGCCGACCCGGCCGGGTGACCGAGCACGGTCACGGTGCCTGACGCCACGATCTGGGTGCCGACGATGCAGCGCATCAGCGTGGTCTTGCCGCAACCGGAGGGACCAAGTAGGCCGGTGATGGCGCCGCGGGAAATCTCCACCGAGAAGTCGTGCAGAGCCGGGCGTTTACCGCGTATCACACGCAGGTGGTCGATGCGGACGACCGGCTCACGTGAGTCCACAAGTAATTCATCGGACGATGAAGTCATCATATGGTGAATAATTCACCCCTGCCGAAGAGGTTGTCAAGACGCTCAAGCAGAATCTGTCCGGTGAGCGCTGAGCAACTGGTCGACCACCCGGTCGCTGCCGCGTATCGACTGCTCGGCGCCACCCTCGCCGGACGCGGCGTGCGCGCGGTGATTGTCGAGGTGGAGGCATACGGCGGTGTTCCCGACGGCCCCTGGCCGGACGCCGCGGCACACTCCTATCGCGGCCGCAACGTGCGCAACGCCGTCATGTTCGGGCCGCCGGGTCGGCTTTACACCTACCGCAGTCACGGCATCCACATCTGCGCCAACGTGGCGTGCGGACCCGACGGCACGGCCGCCGCCGTCCTGTTGCGCGCCTGCGCCATCGAAGACGGTATCGATGTCGCCCGGTCCCGGCGCGGCGAGTTGATCCGGACCGCCGCGCTAGGGCGCGGTCCGGGCAACCTGTGCGCGGCATTGGGAATCACTATGGCTGACAATGGGATTGACTTGTTTGACCCGGACGGCCCGCTGACCCTGCGGCTCAACGATGCGGTCCCGGCGGTGGCCGGCCCGCGGGTCGGGATCAGTCAGGCCGCCGACCGCCCGTGGCGACTCTGGCTTGCCGACCGACCGGAGGTTTCCGCATACCGGCGAAGTCCGCGAGCGCCGGTCCTGGGTGCCAGCGACTAGAGTCTTCCGGGATGTCTGCACAGATCCTCGACGAGCTGGCCTGGCGCGAGTTGATCGCCCAATCCACCGACCTCGATGCGCTGGCCGCCGAAGCGGAGCGCGGGCCGATGACGGTGTACGCCGGCTTCGATCCCACCGCGGCGAGCCTGCATGCCGGCCATCTGGTGCCGCTGCTGGCGTTGCGGCGCTTTCAACGCGCCGGTCATCGCCCTATCGTGCTCGCCGGCGGAGCTACCGGCATGATCGGTGACCCGCGCGAAGCCGGCGAGCGCAGTCTCAATGCGGCCGACACCGTAGCCGAATGGACCGAACTGATCCGCGGCCAATTGGAGCGATTCGTCGATTTCGACAATTCGCCGACGGGCGCGATCGTCGCGAACAACCTCGAGTGGACTCGCTCCCTGTCGGCCATCGAATTCCTGCGTGACATCGGCAAGCACTTCTCGGTCAACGTGATGCTGGACCGCGACACCATCCGGCGGCGCCTGGAAGGGGAGGGGATCTCCTACACCGAGTTCAGCTACATGCTCCTGCAGGCCAATGACTTCGTCGAACTGCACCGGCGGCACGGCTGTGTGTTGCAGGTCGGCGGCTCGGATCAGTGGGGCAACATCATTGCCGGGGTTCGCTTGGTGCGCAAAAAGCTTGGTGCGACAGTGCATGCGCTCACCGTCCCGCTGGTGACCGCAGCCGATGGCACCAAGTTCGGCAAGTCCACTGGAGGTGGCAGCCTGTGGCTCGACCCCGAGATGACCAGCCCGTATGCCTGGTACCAGTACTTCGTCAACACCGCCGACGCAGACGTGATGCGCTACCTGCGGTGGTTCACCTTCCTGTCGGCCGACGAGCTGTCTGAGTTGGAACAGGCGACGGCGGAGCGACCGCAGCAACGCACGGCCCAGCGCCGGCTCGCCGCCGAGTTGACCGTCTTGGTACATGGCGAGGCCGCCGCCGAAGCCGTCGAGCATGCCAGCCGGGCACTCTTCGGGCAGGGCGAGCTGGCTCGCCTCGACGAAGCGACGCTGGCCGCGGCATTGCGCGAGACGGCCGTCGCCGAACTCAAACCCGGAACTCCCGATGGAATCGTCGACCTGTTGGTTGCCACCGGACTATCGGCGAGCAAGAACGCGGCTCGGCGCACCATCAACGAGGGCGGCGTCTCGGTCAACAACATTCGGATCGACACCGACGAATGGGCGCCGCAGGCATCGGACTTTCTGCACGGACGCTGGCTGGTGCTGCGTCGCGGCAAGCGGAATATCGCCGGGGTGGAGCGGCTCTAAGACGGCTGGGCTGCTGCAGCACCCAAGATGCCGACCTGGAAAGACGGCAGCTGGTCGTCGGCGGCAGCCACCGCGAACAGGGTGGCGGCGTTGTAGAACGAGTCTTCGGTCATCAGGCCGCGTTGGGCCAGTTCGATGCGGTCCACCGGGGTGCCCCATCGCTTGCCGAACAGGACCTTGAGCTGAGCCGGGTCCGGCCGGCGCAAGTTCAAATGCGGCTTCTGGCGTGCCAATTCGTCACGTCTTGCCAGGGCTTGTGCCGCCAAGGCGCGCCATTCGGGTAGCCGCGGGTCGTCGCGCAGCAGGTCGAGGAAGTGTTGGATGGCCGGCAGCGACCGGGCGAAGAACAGCGTGCGGGTGGCTAGCCGAGCTGAGATCGCAATGGGATCGTCGCGCAGGGTTTCATTCTCGTCGGCGGTAAGCCACTGCGACCGGACCGATTCGGGAAAGCCGGACTCGTCGATCATCCCGGTGGCTATCGCATATTGGTGGGCGACCGTCTCCAGGGCACGCTCATAGGTGTCGGCTGTGACTTCGTTGACGGCATGTGAGGCGCGTTCGCGAACGCTGCTTTCCTCGCCGGGGTGCAGCAAGCTCCAGTGCCAGGCAGCGACTTGCTCGAGGGCGGGCAGATATGCCCACCGATCGTTTGCGCAAATGCTCAGCAACGCAAGCACGTCGACATCGAGGACATCGACGATCGCCTCGCCGTCGCGGCCGGTCACGGCGACGGGTGACGGCGGCGCCCATCGCTGCCGCCAGCGCTCCGACCAAATGGTCGGCGGCGGGCCGGGGCGGACTGCGACATTCCTTGGGCCACGGACGATCTCGTTCAGCGCGAGCACGGCGTCGGAATGTTTGATATCTATCCGCAGCGCCTTTAACGGGCCCGCGAGGCTTTCCGGCGCACCGACAGCGTCGAGCAACCGATGCCAGGTCCGCATGGTAAATGGTGTGCTACGTGCGGATTCGATCAGCTGGTGGGCCAACGGCGCTGACAACAAACCGGATTCGACGGCCCGCGCCGCCGTTTGCCTGATATTGACCAGCGCATCGACGAAGACCGGGTAACCGTCTTGCGCGTCGCCGTGCACCATGCCGACCTCGTCGTCGGCCTCCAGGACTCCGTCTCGGTACCCCTCGAAAACCCAGCCGTAGCCCTCCATGCCGAACGGATGCAGCTCCGCCGCACGCAGTGCCCCCATGCTTGATCAACCGACGACTCGAATTCCGTCGGCCATCAGAGTCAGTAGCTCTTTGTGCCGAACCGACGCGTGCTGGAAAAAGAGTCCGTCGACGATGAGCAGCGTGTCACCTGGGAGCAAACCGTACCGGAACGCATCGCCGAATGAAATCGGTGGCACCACTTCGGCATTCGGTATCACCGCATGGATATCTTTGGCGCTGATCGTTGGTCCCGCGGTGACGACCACCCGTCCACCGGTTGTCATGCGTGTTCCTGTAACGGGGTGCGCATCGGCGAAACGATCGAGGCGGACAGGCCGGGGGCAATTACCTTCACGACCGGAACATTCGCGGCGGGGAAGTCGCACACCACCGCGATCGGCTCGATGCCAGACCGGATCGCCACAGCGGTTGCCGCCGAGGTTGTCAGATCGGCCAGCGAGTTGGTGTAGTCGATATGCCATGGCGTTGGTTGCGCGGCGGGCATCGACTGCATGGATCGGTGGGCCGGGGCGTAGCTGTGCATCCGGGCGAACCTCTGATAGATCGCCGAGGGCAGGTCCTCGCGCGCCCCACTGATGGCGGTCAGGCGTGACTGCGCGGCTTCGGTAATCGCCCGCGACAGCGCCACATTGGGGTCGTGGTGCAGGCCGCTGCCGCTGAACGGGATCTCCATCATTGGTGAGGTCAGCTCGGCGGCAAAGCAGTGGAATCGGTCCCAGGTATCGATGCGGGCAATCTGCAGTTCGCTTCCGGCCTGATATACCAGGTCGACCAACTCCGCGCACTCCGAACGCTTTACGTCCTCGAGGGGCACCTCGAACAGCGTCGATCCGGGCTTAGCGGTGGCCATGGCGTGGCGTTCCATGATCTCGTACAGCGCGTGCAGGGTCGCCTCATGGTAGCTGTTGCCGGAGGCCAATCCGGTGGTATCCATGCCGAACATCGGCGGTCCCCAGTGATCGCTCACCGAGATATTCACGACCACAGCGAGCCACGGCACCCAGGTTTGGCGGCCGGTTAACAATGTTGTCGCCATCATCCAGTCAAGCTTCGCGCGAGGGTGGTAGAAGCTCCCGGTTGGGCGGCTGAGGTCGGCCGGGTCGTACGTCAGGCTCGAGGTGAGATCGGTTGTGGCCGTGGATAACAACTCGGGGGTGACGCTCTCGACATGCCAGTTCTCCAAGGATTCCATGACGGCTGAGACCTGGGCGGCGCAATATGAAGTGGCCTTTCCCTGACTGACCGACAATGTCAACGAAGCGGGGCGCACCGCCTGCACGGTGGGAATACCCAGATCATCCAGCCAGGTGAGGTCGGCGACCCGGGTGATGCCGGCCGGCTCCAGCAGAGGTTGGACGGCCAGCCAGGTCTGTTCGGGAGACATGATGCGGTGGGTTCCTGCCCGGTGCCTGATCGTCATCGGGTCGGCATGCCCTAAGACGCGTGCCGGCCAGTGCGACCAATCTGGTCCTACCGGTTCCTTGGTTGGTTGCAGAGTGCCCGGGCCCGCAGGTTCCGACATGGCTTCACGCTACTTAGTACGGCCCCCGATGATGGGTCATTAGGCAAGAAGAATCCAGCGGGATCTCATCGGGAGGGGGGAAAGGGGGAACCGATGAGACCCCGCTGGTGAGATTCGGCGGGGATCTCAGATGTGGGGGGATTGGGAGGTGAAGAGACCCCCGCCGAGCTTTTGGTTGCGAAGGGTTAGCTCACTTGGTGGGGTTGACCGCGTTGAATAAGGGCGCCGGGTATGTGGGTTTCGGTCTCGCAAACATGCGACATGTGGCTGACCTTTCGGTTTGCGTTCGGCAGGGGTCTCATACTGGGGGAGGTGGCGAGACCCCCGCCGACGGTCGTCAGTGTGGAACTACGTCACTCGGCGGCATCGCCGGCGTGGAAGACCTGAGCCGCGAACCCCGTCTCGCTCTCGCAAAACAGTAACTCGTGGGACATGCGTCACCTCCTCACTTCGTTGTGATGGTTGAGCGGAAGTGGCTCTGGCCGGCTGCCGCGTCGACACCCATTTTTGAGCGGTTTGAGACGCTCCTGTATCCCACGAATAGCCGATGACAGGAGGAAAATCCGATCCTCCAGCGGCACGACAGCCGGTGTCCACCGATCGGGGGACAGCAGCGGCCGCGTTGCGCTCTAGCGCCGGTGGGACGCGGAGACTGGCCGTGAAACGCGTTAGTGTGCAAACCTTTACCGCACTGTGCCGTGAATGTGACTCTTGTTGAGCACTGTTGTCACGGTGATTTGAGTGACCCAAGTGCAATAGCGGACAGATGAGAAATGAGACATGACGGCACAGTCACACGGCGAGGTACGGTCCTGGCAAGCGGGCCGGCAAGCGGCGGCTCTGTTGACGTTGGTTGCGGGAGTGCTCGGCGCCTCGGCGTCCATGGCGGCGCCAATACACGCCGACATGATGGGCAACGCATTCCTCACTGCTTTGAACAACGCGGGAATCTCGTATGGCCAGCCGGCAAGCGCGATGGCTCTGGGGCGATCGGTCTGTCCAATGGTGGTACAGCAGGGCAGCACGTTTGAGTCCGTCGCGTCCGAAATGGCTGAAAGCAACGGCATGTCCCGTGAGGTTGCGGGCGCGTTCACCATCGTCGCGATCGCGACGTTTTGCCCGGCTGTGATATCACCACTGATGCCAAACCGGCTGCAGGCCTAACCAATTGGCCCGGGCTGGCCGGCGTTGCCGGCGATGCCTGCGCCGCCGGTGGCACCGTCGCTGCCAGCTCCGAAGCCTTTGTTCACGCCGCCGCCGGTGCCGCCGCTACCGCCAAAGCCGCCGTTACCGCCGGCGCCGCCGGCACCACCCAGGCCGGCATCACCGCTGTTGCCTGTGACGCCGATGAACCCGCCTTGACCGCCCGCACCGCCTGCGGACCCCCCAGCCCCGCCGTTGCCGCCGTGACGGCGGCGACCCGCCGGGCCGGTCCGGCGTGCCCGTAACGTGTACGGAGTGGTCGAGGACAGGCATGGTCGCAACGACGAGAAGCGACCGCGGGCGGCATCCGGCGGCGCGCCGCGGCGCGGTCCACGGCGTGAGTCGGGGCCTGGGCGGGCACGACCGGTTCAGCCTCAGCAGTCGGCGGTCGAACGGAATCGTCCAGCGGTCGACGGCCCCGCGATCCCGCCCGGCGTGGATGCCCGACGGTTGGCGCCCGAGATCCGACGGGAACTGAGCACCTTGGATCGGGCCACCGCGGACACGGTGGCGCGTCACCTTGTGGCCGCCGGCGAGCTGATCGACGACGACCCAGAAGCCGCCCTGAGTCATGCGCGGGCGGCTCGAGCCCGGTCCAGCAGGATCGCCGCAATTCGCGAAGCCGTTGGAATTGCCGCCTACCACTGTGGCGATTGGGCGCAGGCGCTGGCCGAACTGCGCGCGGCCCGCAGGATGGGCAGCAAGTCGTCGTTGTTGGCGCTGATTGCCGATTGCGAGCGCGGTCTTGGCCGGCCGCAACGGGCCATCGAACTGGCACGCGGCCCCGAGGCGGCCCAGCTCGGCGGCGATGACGCCGACGAGTTGCGCATCGTTGCCGCCGGCGCGCGCGCCGATCTTGGGCAGCTGGAGCAGGCGCTGACAGTGCTGTCCACGCCCCAGCTGGATCCCACCCGCACTGGCTCGACGGCGGCCCGGTTGTTCTACGCCTACGCCGACACATTGCTGGCGCTGGGCCGCAACGCGGAGGCACTGGAGTGGTTCCTGCGCTCCGCGGCCGCCGACATCGAGGGCGTCACCGACGCCGAAGAGCGGGTCGACGAGCTGGGCTGACATGACGGGGCCGATCGAAACCAAAACCATTGCGCAGCAATATGACTGCCTGCTGATCGATCTGGATGGGACGGTTTTTCGCGGCCGTGAACCCACCAACGGCGCGGTGCAGTCGCTCGATGACGTGCAGAGCCGCAAGTTGTTCGTCACCAATAACGCCTCGCGCAGCGCCGACGAGGTCGCGGCGCACCTGCGGGAACTGGGCTTCACCGCCACCGGCGAGGACATTGTCACCAGCGCCCAAAGCGCTGCTCACCTGCTGGCCGCCCAGCTGCCGGTGGGTTCCAAGGTGCTGATCGTGGGCACCGATGCGCTCGCCAACGAGATCAGCGCGGTCGGGCTGAATCCAGTGCGGCGCTACGACGACAGCCCCGTCGCCGTCGTACAGGGCCTCTCGACGACTATCGGATGGCCAGAGCTGGCCGAGGCCGCGTTGGCCATCCGGTCCGGCGCCCTATGGGTGGCGGCCAACGTCGACCCCACGTTGCCCACCGAGCGAGGTCTGCTGCCCGGCAACGGATCCTTGGTGGCCGCGCTGCGAACCGCCACCGGCGCCGAGCCCCAAGTCGCGGGGAAGCCGGGCCCACAATTGATGACAGACGCGGTGAGCCGCGGCGATTTCCGGGCGCCGCTGGTTGTCGGTGACCGGCTGGACACCGACATCGAAGGTGCTAACGCGGCGGGCCTGCCGAGCCTGATGGTGCTCACCGGAGTGAATACCGCGCGAGACGCCGTACATGCCAAGCCCGCCCAGCGGCCCACCTACATTGGCCACGATCTGCGTTGCCTGCACGAGGACGGTGAGCGGCTGAAGGTGGGACCGCAGCCGGGCTGGCAGGTCGACATCGGTTCCGGCTCGGTGACGGTCAGCGCGAACGCCGACCCCGTGGGCGACGATCTGTCGATCGTCCGCGCCGTCGCCAGCGCGGTATGGGCCGCCCACTCGGAGGGGCAGCCACCACGGATCGAGGGCGGAGACGACTCGGCCCACGACGCCCTGGCCCGCTGGTCGCTGATGCGCACCGACTAGCCGGCCGCTAGCGTAGGGAGCGCAATGACTATCGATCCTGACCAGATTCGCGCGGAAATCGAAGCGCTGCTCGCCCAGTTGCCCGATCCTGGAGGTAATCCGGCCGACTCCGCTAACGGCCCGTCGCTGGCCGAGCTCGAAGACATCGCCCGCCGGCTTTCCGAGGCGCACGACGTGCTGTTGGCTGCCTTGGAGTCGGCGGAGAAGGGCTGAGCGCATGCCACGGCGTGCTCGCGTTGACGCCGAGTTGGTCCGGCGAGGTCTGGCGCGATCCCGTCAGCAGGCCGCGGAGTTGATCGGTGCCGGCAAGGTACGCATCGACGGCCTGCCCGCGGTCAAGCCGGCCACGGCAGTGGCCGTCACCGCTGCGCTGACGGTCGCGACCGACGGCGAACGCACCTGGGTATCGCGCGGAGCGCACAAACTCATAGGTGCACTGGACACCTTTGAAATCTCGGTGGCGGGGCGGCGCTGCCTGGACGCGGGCGCGTCGACCGGTGGATTCACTGAAGTCCTGCTAGACCGCGGCGCCGCCCAAGTCGTCGCCGCCGACGTTGGCTATGGCCAGCTGGACTGGTCGCTGCGCAGCGATCCACGGGTCGTGGTCATCGAGCGGACCAACGTTCGCGAGTTGGCGCCCCAGGCGATCGGCGGGCCCGTCGACCTGGTGGTGGCTGACCTTTCATTCATCTCGCTAGCCACCGTGTTGCCCGCGCTGGTTGGCTGCGCTTTGCCAAGCGCCGATATCGTTCCCATGGTGAAGCCGCAGTTTGAGGTGGGAAAGGGACAAGTCGGCACGGGCGGGGTGGTGCATGACCCGCAATTGCGCACGGACTCGGTCATGACCGTCGCGCAGCGTGCCCAAGAGCTGGGTTGGCGCACCGTCGGTGTCACGGCCAGCCCGCTTCCTGGCCCGTCGGGCAACGTCGAATACTTCCTGTGGTTGCGTGCCCAGACCGATCGGCCACTGGAGGGTGATGCGCTTATCAGCGCCGTCCAGCGGGCCGTCCAGGAGGGCCCGCAGTGACCGAGCAACGTACCGTGCTGTTGGTCGTGCACACTGGGCGCGATGAAGCGACCGAGACGGCGCGGCGGGTGGAAAAAGTCTTGGGTGACAATGGAATTGCACTTCGCGTGCTCTCCGCGGAGGCCGTCGATAGGGGATCGCTGCACCTGGCTCCCGACGATATGCGGGCGATGGGTGTCGATATCGAGGTGGTCGACGCGGACCCGCACGCCGCCGATAGCTGCGAACTGGTGCTGGTCCTCGGCGGCGACGGTACCTTCTTGCGGGCGGCCGAATTGGCCCGCAACGCCAGCATCCCGGTGCTGGGCGTCAACCTGGGGCGGATCGGCTTCTTGGCCGAAGCCGAGGCCGAGGCCATCGACGTGGTGCTGGAACACGTTGTCGCGAAGGATTATCGGGTGGAAGACCGCCTGACGCTCGATGTCGTCGTGCGCCAAGCGGGTCGGATCATCAAGCAGGGATGGGCGCTCAACGAAGCGAGCCTGGAAAAGGGTCCGCGGCTGGGCGTGCTCGGGGTCGTTGTGGAAATCGAGGGCCGGCCCGTGTCGACCTTCGGTTGCGACGGTGTATTGGTGTCCACGCCCACCGGATCGACCGCCTACGCATTCTCGGCCGGCGGCCCGGTGCTGTGGCCGGACCTCGAGGCAATCTTGGTGGTACCCAACAACGCTCACGCGCTGTTCGGCCGGCCGATGGTCACCAGTCCCGATGCCACCATCGCGATCGAGATAGAAGCGCATGGTCATGACGCCCTGGTGTTCTGCGACGGCCGCCGCGAGATGCTGGTCCCCGCTGGCAGCCGGCTGGAGGTGACCCGCTGTGCCACGCCCGTGAAATGGGCGCGGCTGGACAGCGCGCCCTTCACCGACCGTCTGGTGCGCAAGTTCCGGTTGCCGGTAACCGGCTGGCGCGGGCAGTGACCCGGTGCTGACCGAAATTCGCATCGAGTCGCTGGGCGCCATCAGCGTCGCAACGGCCGAGTTCGACCGCGGCCTGACCGTTTTGACCGGCGAGACCGGCACCGGCAAGACCATGGTGGTCACCGGACTGCACCTACTCGGCGGCGCCCGGGCCGACGCAACCCGCGTCCGGTCCGGTGCTGACCGT is a genomic window containing:
- a CDS encoding Trm112 family protein, producing the protein MTNPPGRLRRRCRSGFIDDGKCLYNPRLRRAYRIDDGIPVLLIDEARDVDDEEHARLMASGPADPQ
- a CDS encoding TetR family transcriptional regulator, with protein sequence MASVTGERRRPGRPVGNSDSRERILASARELFAHNGIDRTSIRAVAAKAGVDAALVHHYFGTKQQLFAAAIHLPIDPMEVIVPMRETPVEELGYKLPSLLLPLWDSELGTGLIATLRSLIAGSEVSLARSFLQEVISVEVGSRVDNPPGSGRIRTQFVASQLMGVVMARYIVKIEPFASLPSEQIAQTIAPNLQRYLTGDLPGLTP
- a CDS encoding ABC transporter permease, which translates into the protein MHVTRGSVSVRHQTQHRATRLTQSRRGLKGYTATTARILRQLAADHRSVAMILVVPILVITLMYFMFQDAPHRPGTPSPFNNACLILLGLFPLFLMFIITSITMQRERASGTLERILTTPLRRLDLLVAYGTAFSIAAATQAILACTVSFWLLDFNTAGSPAWVFVIAIVNAVLGVGLGLLCSAFARTEFQAVQFIPLVMVPQLLLAGIIVPRSLMPDWLEWISNAMPASYALEALQQVGTHPELTYVALRDIVVVLAFAIAALCLAAATLRRRTP
- a CDS encoding ABC transporter ATP-binding protein; amino-acid sequence: MMTSSSDELLVDSREPVVRIDHLRVIRGKRPALHDFSVEISRGAITGLLGPSGCGKTTLMRCIVGTQIVASGTVTVLGHPAGSAALRRRVGYLPQDPTIYNDLRIIDNVRYIASLYGFDGHAADEAIDRVGLADHRTAYCGNLSGGQRTRVSLACALVCQPDLLVLDEPTVGLDPVLRVDLWDQFAELARTGTTLLVSSHVMDEADHCGDLLLMREGHLVAHTTPAQLREDTSCTSLEEAFLSVIKRSTAQPA
- a CDS encoding DNA-3-methyladenine glycosylase, giving the protein MSAEQLVDHPVAAAYRLLGATLAGRGVRAVIVEVEAYGGVPDGPWPDAAAHSYRGRNVRNAVMFGPPGRLYTYRSHGIHICANVACGPDGTAAAVLLRACAIEDGIDVARSRRGELIRTAALGRGPGNLCAALGITMADNGIDLFDPDGPLTLRLNDAVPAVAGPRVGISQAADRPWRLWLADRPEVSAYRRSPRAPVLGASD
- the tyrS gene encoding tyrosine--tRNA ligase, producing MSAQILDELAWRELIAQSTDLDALAAEAERGPMTVYAGFDPTAASLHAGHLVPLLALRRFQRAGHRPIVLAGGATGMIGDPREAGERSLNAADTVAEWTELIRGQLERFVDFDNSPTGAIVANNLEWTRSLSAIEFLRDIGKHFSVNVMLDRDTIRRRLEGEGISYTEFSYMLLQANDFVELHRRHGCVLQVGGSDQWGNIIAGVRLVRKKLGATVHALTVPLVTAADGTKFGKSTGGGSLWLDPEMTSPYAWYQYFVNTADADVMRYLRWFTFLSADELSELEQATAERPQQRTAQRRLAAELTVLVHGEAAAEAVEHASRALFGQGELARLDEATLAAALRETAVAELKPGTPDGIVDLLVATGLSASKNAARRTINEGGVSVNNIRIDTDEWAPQASDFLHGRWLVLRRGKRNIAGVERL
- a CDS encoding YcaO-like family protein, which encodes MSEPAGPGTLQPTKEPVGPDWSHWPARVLGHADPMTIRHRAGTHRIMSPEQTWLAVQPLLEPAGITRVADLTWLDDLGIPTVQAVRPASLTLSVSQGKATSYCAAQVSAVMESLENWHVESVTPELLSTATTDLTSSLTYDPADLSRPTGSFYHPRAKLDWMMATTLLTGRQTWVPWLAVVVNISVSDHWGPPMFGMDTTGLASGNSYHEATLHALYEIMERHAMATAKPGSTLFEVPLEDVKRSECAELVDLVYQAGSELQIARIDTWDRFHCFAAELTSPMMEIPFSGSGLHHDPNVALSRAITEAAQSRLTAISGAREDLPSAIYQRFARMHSYAPAHRSMQSMPAAQPTPWHIDYTNSLADLTTSAATAVAIRSGIEPIAVVCDFPAANVPVVKVIAPGLSASIVSPMRTPLQEHA
- a CDS encoding DUF732 domain-containing protein — its product is MTAQSHGEVRSWQAGRQAAALLTLVAGVLGASASMAAPIHADMMGNAFLTALNNAGISYGQPASAMALGRSVCPMVVQQGSTFESVASEMAESNGMSREVAGAFTIVAIATFCPAVISPLMPNRLQA
- a CDS encoding tetratricopeptide repeat protein; this translates as MVEDRHGRNDEKRPRAASGGAPRRGPRRESGPGRARPVQPQQSAVERNRPAVDGPAIPPGVDARRLAPEIRRELSTLDRATADTVARHLVAAGELIDDDPEAALSHARAARARSSRIAAIREAVGIAAYHCGDWAQALAELRAARRMGSKSSLLALIADCERGLGRPQRAIELARGPEAAQLGGDDADELRIVAAGARADLGQLEQALTVLSTPQLDPTRTGSTAARLFYAYADTLLALGRNAEALEWFLRSAAADIEGVTDAEERVDELG
- a CDS encoding HAD-IIA family hydrolase, with product MTGPIETKTIAQQYDCLLIDLDGTVFRGREPTNGAVQSLDDVQSRKLFVTNNASRSADEVAAHLRELGFTATGEDIVTSAQSAAHLLAAQLPVGSKVLIVGTDALANEISAVGLNPVRRYDDSPVAVVQGLSTTIGWPELAEAALAIRSGALWVAANVDPTLPTERGLLPGNGSLVAALRTATGAEPQVAGKPGPQLMTDAVSRGDFRAPLVVGDRLDTDIEGANAAGLPSLMVLTGVNTARDAVHAKPAQRPTYIGHDLRCLHEDGERLKVGPQPGWQVDIGSGSVTVSANADPVGDDLSIVRAVASAVWAAHSEGQPPRIEGGDDSAHDALARWSLMRTD